DNA sequence from the Agromyces aureus genome:
GATCGGTCGCCCCTCGAGCCAGGTCAGCGTCCAGTGGCCCGCGGCATCCGCTCGCGCGGCCTCGAGCGCGGCGATCTGCTCGCGCAGTTCCGCCGGTACCGAGACCGGCGGCTGCGCGCCGAACGCCCACCGGGTTCCGAGCTGCATCAGGCGTGCATCTCGTAGGTGACCCAACTCGTTCGGGTCGCGACCTCGTCGTAGATGCGCTGCGCGTACTCGTTGTCGGCCGCGGTGATCCACGAGACCCCGGCCGAGCCGATCTCGGCGGCACGGGCGTGCACGTACTCGATCAGCGAACGGCCGAGCCCCGAACCGCGTGCCTCGTCGGCGACGTACAGGTCGTCGAGGTACATGCCCTTCGTGGCCGACAGGCTGTCGGGAACCACGCGGTAGTGCACGAGCCCGACGGGCTTGCCCTCATCGTCGACCGCGAACGCCGCCTGCAGCGGGTCGTGCTCATCGCGGATCCAGTTCCAGACGATGAGCGCCTTGGCGTCGTCGAGCTCGGTCTCGTAGAACCGGCAGTACGCCTCGAACAATGGCAGCCAGCCGAAGAAGTCCTCTTCGGTGGAAGGTCGGATCTCGTGTGTCATGGGCCCCCCTAAGCCTCGGGCGTTTCAAGTTCGATGTCGCGGACCTCGAAGTCGTCGCCTTCGACGAACGAGAGCTCTGCGATGCGCCCCACCGCACGCAGGTCCGATGCGACGGCCGTGAGCAGAGCCACGGTCGCTGCGGGTGCGGCGATGACCGCACGGGTGACGGGTGTCTTCTGCGATGCCTTCGCGGCGGTCTTCGCACGACGGATGCCGGTCAGCGCGAGACTCGAGACCACGAGCAGCTCGGTTCCGGCTTCGCCGCGGGCGGCGAGCTCGTCGGGCGTCGGCCAGGCCGCGTGGTGCACCGAGCCCTCGTTGGACCAGCTCCAGACCTCTTCGGTCGCGAACGGGATCACGGGCGCGAAGAGGCGCAGCAGCACCGAGAGCGCGGTCTTGAGTGCGGCGACGGCGGACGCCTGCTCGGCGCTGGGCTCGCCGTAGGCGCGCTCCTTCACGAGCTCGAGGTAGTCGTCGCAGAACGTCCAGAAGAAGGTCTCGGAGAGCTCGAGCGCACGCGCGTGGTCGTAGGACTCGAGCGACTTCGTGGCCTTCGCGACGACCTCGGCGAGCTCGGCGAGCATGCTGCGATCGACGGGCTCGGTGACGGCGGCATCCGCTGCGCCCTCGAATCCGAGGATGAACTTCGCGGCGTTCAGCACCTTGATGGCGAGGCGTCGGCCGATCTTCACCTGCGTCGGGTTCTGCGGGTCGAACGACGCATCGGTGCCGAGGCGCGAGGACGCGGCCCAGTAGCGCACCGCGTCGGAGCCGTGCTGTTCGAGCAGGCCCGCCGGGGTCACGACGTTGCCCTTCGACTTCGACATCTTCTTGCGGTCGGGGTCGACGATGAAGCCCGAGATCGCCGCGTTCGCCCAAGGAGCCGAGCCGTGCTCGAGCTCGGCGCGGAGCGTGGAGCTGAACAGCCAGGTGCGGATGATGTCCTGGCCCTGCGGACGCAGCGAGTACGGGTAGACGAGGTCGAAGAGCTCGGGGTCGCGCTCCCAGCCGCCCGCGAGCTGAGGGGTCAGCGACGAGGTCGCCCACGTGTCCATGACGTCGTGCTCGCCGATGAAGCCGCCGGGTGCGCCGCGCTGGGCCTCGTCGAAACCGGGCGCGGGCGCCGACGACGGGTCGACGGGCAGGAGGTCGCGCGTGGCGACGATGGGCTCGTCGAACTTCGGGTCGCCGGCCTCGTCGAGGGGGTACCACACCGGGATCGGCACGCCGAAGAAGCGCTGGCGCGACACGAGCCAGTCGCCCGAGAGGCCGCCGACCCAGTTCTCGTAGCGCACGCGCATGAAGTCGGGGTGCCAGTCGATGCCGCGGCCGTGCTCGAGCAGGCGTTCCTTGAGGCCGGCGTCGCGGGCCCCGTTGCTGATGTACCACTGGCGCGTGGAGACGATCTCGAGCGGGCGGTCGCCCTTCTCGAAGAACTTCACGGGGTGGGTGATCGCCTTCGGCTCGCCGAGCAGGTCGCCCGAGGCGCGAAGCAGGTCGACGACGGCCTGCTTGGCCGAGAACGCGGTCTTGCCGGCGATCTCGGCGAACGCGGCGCGGCCGGCTTCGCTCGTGATGGCGTCGGGGGCGTCGGCGACGATGCGGCCGTCGAAGCCCATGATCGCGCGGTTCGGCAGGTCGAGTTCGCGCCACCAGACGACGTCGGTGACGTCGCCGAAGGTGCAGATCATGGCGATGCCGGTGCCCTTGTCCTTCTGGGCGAGGTGGTGCGCGAGCACGGGCACCTCGACGCCGAACACGGGGCTCGTGACGGTCGTGCCGAAGAGCGGCTGGTAGCGCTCGTCGTCGGGGTGCGCGACGAGGGCGACGCACGCCGCGATGAGCTCGGGGCGGCTCGTCTCGATCTCGATCGTGCCGCCGTCGGGACGGTGGAACGACACGCGGTGGTAGTGGCCGGGCTGCTCGCGGTCTTCGAGCTCGGCCTGGGCGACGGCCGTGCGGAACGTGACGTCCCACAGGGTGGGCGCGAGCGCCTGGTAGGCCTCGCCGCGCTCGACGTTGCGCACGAAGGCGAGCTGCGAGGTGAAGATCGCCTCGTCGGCGATGGTGCGGTAGCTCTGCTTCCAGTCGACCGAGAGGCCGAGCGTGCGCCAGAGCGCCTCGAACTGCTTCTCGTCTTCGACCGTGAGGCGCTCGCACAGCTCGATGAAGTTGCGGCGGCTGATGGGCTTCTGGTCCGCCGCCTTGGTCGACTTGCCGTCGCCGCCCTCGAACGGCGGCACGAAGCCGGCCTCGTAGGGGAGGGTGGGGTCGCAGCGCACGCCGTAGTAGTTCTGCACACGGCGCTCGGTGGGCAGGCCGTTGTCGTCCCAGCCCATCGGGTAGAACACGTGGCGGCCGCGCATGCGCTGGAATCGCGCCATGACGTCGGTGTGCGTGTACGAGAACACGTGGCCGATGTGCAGCGAACCGGAGGCCGTGGGCGGAGGCGTGTCGATCGAGTAGATCGTCTCGCGGGTGGCATCTGCGCGGGGGAAGTCGTAGACCCCGTCGCGCTCCCATGCGTCGGCCCAGTCCGTTTCGAGCCCTTCGAGGGCGGGCTTGTCGGGAATGCGCGACGTGTCGGTCATGATGCTCCGGTTCGATATCGGCGGCACCGAGTCAATGGTGAGGTGCCTGAATGTGAGAACGCTCAAGCCTAGCGGAACCCGGCCGACCCATCGCCGCGCACGAGCCGCGGCGAGTCCCTGATCAGCGCCGCGGTGACCTCCTGCTCCGGCGCGGTGAACACGCGCTCGGCGTCGCCCTGCTCGACGATGCGGCCGCCTCGCATGACCGCCACGGTGTCGCTCATGTGGCGGATCACGCCGAGGTCGTGCGAGATGAAGAGCATCGCGAGGCCGTGCTCGCGCTGGATCTCGTCGAACAGGTCGAGCACGCGCGCCTGCACGGTCGCGTCGAGTGCCGAGACGGGTTCGTCGCACACGAGCACGTCGGGGGACCCGGCCAGGGCGCGGGCGATGGCCACGCGCTGGCGCTGGCCTCCCGAGAGGGCGAGCGGATGCCGCGGCGCGGCGTCGGCCGGCACGTGCACCTGGTCGAGCAGGGCCGTGACCGCGGCATCCGACGCCTCGCGTTCCGCGGCGGCGAGGGCGTCTCCGAGGATCCGTCGCACACTCCAGCGGGGGTCGAACGAGCCGAACGCGTCCTGGTAGACGGCGCCGACGCGTGCCCGTCGGCTGCGACGGTCGCGTTCGGGCAGCGGGGACCAGGGCTCCCCGCCGAGCCGCACCTCGCCGGCGTCGGGCACGACGAGACCGAGGGCCAGGCGCGCGAGGGTGGTCTTGCCCGAACCCGATTCGCCGACGAGGCCGAGGGTTCGGCCCGCGTCGACGCGGAACGAGACGTCCTGCACCGCATGCGTGGTGCCCGCGCCTGCGGGGAACGACTTCAAGAGGGCGAGGCCCTCGAGGGCCGGCACCGGCGGAAGGGCCTGCGCGGGATCTCGCGGTGCATCCGGCCCGGGCGAGGATGAGTCCGCCTGCGATGCGGTCGTCGCAGCCTCGGGGTCGAGCGGGCGATCCCGAACGACGAGCCGCACCCCGCGCGGCACCTCGGTCGGCACAGCCTCGATCAGGGCGCGCGTGACCGGATGCCGCGGCGCGCCGAGGATCTCGGCCGTCGGCCCGTGCTCGACCACGACGCCGTCGTCGAGCACGATCACCGTGTCGGCGATGCGTGAGACGACGGCGAGGTCGTGACTGATGAGCAGCACGCCGGTGCCGCGGGACCGGGCCTCGTCGAGCAGTGCGAGCACGCGGGCCTGCACGCCGACGTCGAGCGCGGTCGTCGGTTCGTCGGCGATGAGCAGCGGCGGGTCGAGGGCGAGCGCGGAGGCGATCAACGCCCGTTGGCGCATTCCGCCTGAGAGCTCGCCCGAACGCCGGTCGACGGTGATCGTGGGATGCGGCATGCCGACGAGTTCGAGCAGTTCGATCGCCCTGGCGCGGGCGGCGGCGTGCGACATCCGTCGATGGATGCGGAGCGGATCGCCGATCTCGCGGCCGATCGACCGCAGCGGATCGAGCGACACGAGCGCATCCTGCAGCACGAGCCCGACGCCGACGCCGCGCGTTCGACGCCACTCGCGCTCGCTCGCGTCGCGGCGGTCGGAGCCGGCGACGATGAGGCGATCGGCCCGCACTCGCGCGCCCCCGCCGGCGAGGCCCAGCAGCGCGCGCGCCGTGACGGACTTGCCCGACCCCGACTCGCCGACGATCGCGACGCACGTGCCGGCCTCGACGGTGAGGTCGACGCCGTGCACGACCTCCACGGCGCCGCGCGCATCTCGCCCGGCGCCGCCGAAGCTCACCGAGAGCCCACGGACCTCGAGCACCGGGGCGGTCATGGGCGGGCCCCGTCCCTCGCGGCGAGCGCGCGGCCGAGCACCGTGGTCGTGATGGTCGTGAGCACGATCATGAGGCCGGGGAACACGGTGAGCCACCAGGCCGTCGTGATGTACGTGCGGCCCGCCGAGAGCATCGCACCCCACTCGGGCGCCGGCGGCTGCGCGCCGAGGCCGAGGTAACTGAGCGCCGACGCCCACACCACGGCCTGGCCGATGCCGAGCGTGGCGAGCACGACGATGGGCGCGAGGGCGTTGGGCAGGATGTGCCGCACCAGGACGCGCGCGCGGCCGTGACCGAGCACGCGCGCGGCCTCGACGTACCCCGACGAGCGCACGGTCACGAGCTCGCCGCGGATGATGCGCGCGTACCCGGGGGCCGTCGACAGCCCGACGGCGATCGTCGCGGTCACGGGTCCCGGCCCCCAGAGCACGATGATGAGCAGCGCGAGCAGGATGCCGGGGAATGCGAACAGCACTTCGTTGACGCGGCCGACGACGAAGTCGAGCACGCGACCGCCGAGTCCCGCGAGCCCGCCGAGCAGCAGGCCGAGCGCGAGTCCGATGGCGGTCGCGCTGACGCCGATGAGCAGCGACGTCGCGGTGCCCTCGATCACGCGGCTGTAGACATCGCGCCCCGACTCGTCGGTGCCGAACCAATGCGAGGCCGAGGGCGGTTCGAACGCCTCGCGGGGTGCGATCGCGAGCGGGTCGGCGGTCTGCAGCAGCCCGGGAGCGATGGTGGCGACGCCGAGGAAGGCGACGAAGGCGAGTGCCAGGACGGTGCCCGCGCGCGGCGGCCGGGGCAGTGCGCGCCCCTGCACGGCGCGATTGGAGAGTTCGAGGTCGCTCATGCACGTTCCTCGAGGGCGATGCGCGGGTCGACCGCGCGTGAGACGAGGTCGGTCAGCACGGTCATCGCCACATACACCACCGCTACGACGAGCACGACGCCGATCACGACCGGCACGTCGCGCAGTTCGGTCGCCCGCAGCAGCGTGCGCCCGAGGCCCGGCCTGGCGAAGATCGTCTCGACGACGACCGCTCCAGAGATGAGGTACCCGATCGCCCAACCCGACAGGTTCACGGCGGGCAGGGCGGCGTGCCGCAGGGCGTGGCGGAGCCGGATACCGGCGGCGGTCTCTCCACGCGCGAGCGCGGAGGTCGTGAACGGCTGCTCGAGGGCCTCGAGCATCTGCTCGCGCATGAGCTGCGCGAGGAACCCGGCGAGCGGCACGGCCAGGGTGAGCACCGGCAGCACGAGACCCGAGGCGGAGTCGTTCGCGACCGGAGGCAGCCAGCCGAGCGAGGTCGAGAACACGGCGATGAGCACGGTCGCGAGCCAGAAGTGGGGGAGGGCGGCCGCGGTCAGCTCGATGCCCGCGGCGATCGCGCGCCCGATGCGCCCGGCCGACGTCGACCAGAGTGCGAGGCCGATGGCGAACCCCCAAGCGACCGCGAGCGCCAGCAGCGCGAGGGTCAGCGTGCCGAGGAGTTGCCCGCCGATCAGCTCGGCGACCGGGGTCTTCAGCGCGTACGAGTCGCCGAGGTCGAGGGTCGCGAGCCGGGCGAGCATCGCCAGGTACTGCACCGCGAGCGGCTGGTCGAGCCCGTAGTCGGCGCGCACCCGGTCGAGGGCCTCCTGCGACGCCTGGGATCCGGGGCCGCCGAGGATCGCCTGCGCGGGGTCGCCCGGCACGAGGTGGACCGCGAAGAAGGTCAGGGTCGCGACGGCCCAGAGCACGAACACCGCTCCGGCGAGTCGCAGGGCGACCCGCCGGAGCGTTCGGCTTCGAGGCATCCGCTCAGTCTGCCAGCCAGGCGTCGGCGAAGGTCGGCGTCGACACGGTCGGCATCGCACGCACGCCCTCGAGCTTGGGCGAGTGCAGGAAGTGGTTCTGCTGGTCGTAGAGCGGCAGGGCGTAGAAACCGCCGAGGATGATCTGCTGCGCCTGCTCGTAGAGCGAGGCCCGCGCATCGGGGTCGGATTCGGATGCCGCCTCGGTCAGCAGCGCGTCGAGCTCGGGGTCGTCGAGCTGGGCGAGGTTGGCGAAGTACCCGCTGGGGGCGGGCGTGATCGAGTCGGAGTGGTACAGGATCCGCAGCACGTCGGGGCCGACCTTCGTGTAGGGAGCGCTGACGGCCTCGTACTCGTTCGCGAAGAGGGCGCCGTACCAGCCGGAGAGGTCGAGCGGTTCGAGCTGCACGTCGAACCCGGCCTCCTTCGCGGTGGCCTGGATCTGCTCGAAGAGCGACTGCTCTGCGGGGATCGACTGGTTCGTCGACACCGGGAAGCGCACGGTGAGCGGCACGCCGCCCTTCGAACGGATGCCGTCGGCATCGCGCTCGGTCCAGCCCGCCTCGTCGAGCAGGGCGTTCGCCGCGTCGAGGTCGGTGTCGAAGAGCGCCCCATCGGAGTAGGCGAGCGGCTCGACGCTCGAGAGCACCGAGTACGAGCGCTCGGCGGTGCCGAAGAAGAGCGAGTCGATGCCGTCGTTCACGTCGGCCGCGCGGATGAACGCCTCGCGGACGCGCACATCGTCGAACGGCGCCTGACCGGAGTTCAGCTCGATGCGGTTCGACGCACCAGGGCGCGGGGCGTCGATCTCGACGAGCGAGCCGGACTTCGCGGCCTGGTCGAGGGTGTCGGGCTGGGCGTTGTCGATGACGTCGACCTCACCGGCCTGCAGTGCGGCGTAGCGCGACGCCGAATCGGGGATGAACCGCCACTCGATGCCGTCGAGGTAGGCGGCGCCGTCGTGGGCCCGGTCGGCGGGCCCGGTGTTGTAGTCGTCGTTGCGCACGAGTGACACGTGATCCTGGGGAACCCACTCGTCGACGATGAACGGCCCGGTGCCGATCGGGGCGAGGCAGTTCTCCTCCATGCCGCGGGCGATGCCCGCGGGCGACTCGATGGCGTTCCACGGCTGCGTGAGCGACTCGAGCAGTGCACTGTCGGGCGCGCTGAGGTGGAAGCGCGCGACCGTGTCGTTCACGACCTCGACCGAGTCGACCTTGCCCAGCGCGAGGTAGCCGGTGGAGGACTGCGTGTCGGGGTTCTTCAGATGCTCGACGTTGACCTTCACCGCCTCGGCGTTCAGCGGTGTGCCGTCGGTGAAGGAGACGTCGTCGCGCAGCGTGAAGTCCCACGTGAGGCCGTCGTCGGTCACGGTCCACTCGGTCGCGAGCCACGGGATGACCTCGCCCGACTCGTCGAGCGACACGAGCGACTCGAGGAACTGCCCGACGATGAGCGCCTGGGGGTAGTTGCCGCCGACGTGCGGGTCGAGGCAGCTCGGCTCGCCGTCGCCCGACGCGTACACGAGCGTGCCGCCGGTGACGGGATCGCCGGATGACTCGGGCGAATCACCCGCGGGGGTGCAGCCCGCGAGCACGAGCGCGCTCGCTGCGGCGAGCGCGGCGAGGGTGAGTGGGCGGATGCTGCGACGCGACGTCATGCGGACGTGACTCCTCTGGGTGATGCGGCGTGGGGGAGCGGATCAAGAGGTTTTCGTACTCGGTCCATAATGAGTGTATGACGGATTCCGACGACCACGGCACGCGCCCCCGCGGAGGCCGCCCGCGTGCCTCGTCGCGCCGGACCCTCGAAGACGCCGCGAGCGAACTGTTCCTCGAGCAGGGGTACGCCGGCACGACCATCGACCAGATCGCGCACCGCGCGGGCGTCGGCCGAAACACCTTCTTCAACTACTTCGCGTCGAAGTCCGACCTGCTCTGGCTCGATGCCGACGAGACGATCGCGGCGCTGCCCACGATCATCGAGGAGACTCCGGCAGCTCTCGCGCCGTCCGAGGGACTCGAGCACGTGCTCGTGGCGCTCGCCGCGCGGCATCCGCACGGCGCCGTGCCGATCGCCCTCAGCCAGCGCGAGCCCATGGCCACCTCCGACGAGTTCTTCTCGGCCGGGCTCAGCCGCTACCTCGCGGTCTCCCGCGAGCTCGCCGGATTCGTCGCGGCCAGTGCCGGAGCCGGAGCCGATCCGACGCTCATCCGGGCCGCCGCGAACGCCGCCACGGCGTCCGCGGCCACGGCCGCCGGCGGCTGGGCGCTCGCCGGCGTGGAACGCGGCGATCTCGCCGCCGAGGTGGCGCGCGCGGTCGCACCCGTGTGCCGCGGGTTCGCGCCGGTCCTCGATGCTCCCTGACACCCGACGGCCCCGGCTCCCTGGTGCGCCTCGACCCGCGTCGGCCTCGACCCGCGTCAGGCCGGCGACACCGCGTTCGCGGCGATGACGTCGGAGAAGAACCCGGCGCTGGCCTTCGGCATCCGCTCCTGCGTCGTGAAGTCGACCGCGACGATGCCCCAGCGCTGCGCGTAGCCCTCGGCCCACTCGAAGTTGTCGAGGAGCGACCACACGAAGTGCCCGATGAGCGGCACGCCGTCGTCGATGGCTCTCGCAGCCTGCTGGAAGTGGGTGCGCAGGTAGTCCACGCGGTACGGGTCGTCGATCGTGACGGCCGGCAACGGGTCGGGCATGCCGTTCTCGGTGATCAGGATCGGGATCGGAGGGTAGTCGTCGCGCAGGCGGGTGAGGACGTCGTAGAGGCCCTCGGCCCGGATCTGCTGCCAGGTCGCGGCCGAGGTCGGCGCGATCTCGACGGTGTTGCCGTTCGGATCCACGCCCGTCACGCCGTAGTACTGGATCGCGA
Encoded proteins:
- a CDS encoding GNAT family N-acetyltransferase; translation: MTHEIRPSTEEDFFGWLPLFEAYCRFYETELDDAKALIVWNWIRDEHDPLQAAFAVDDEGKPVGLVHYRVVPDSLSATKGMYLDDLYVADEARGSGLGRSLIEYVHARAAEIGSAGVSWITAADNEYAQRIYDEVATRTSWVTYEMHA
- the valS gene encoding valine--tRNA ligase, giving the protein MTDTSRIPDKPALEGLETDWADAWERDGVYDFPRADATRETIYSIDTPPPTASGSLHIGHVFSYTHTDVMARFQRMRGRHVFYPMGWDDNGLPTERRVQNYYGVRCDPTLPYEAGFVPPFEGGDGKSTKAADQKPISRRNFIELCERLTVEDEKQFEALWRTLGLSVDWKQSYRTIADEAIFTSQLAFVRNVERGEAYQALAPTLWDVTFRTAVAQAELEDREQPGHYHRVSFHRPDGGTIEIETSRPELIAACVALVAHPDDERYQPLFGTTVTSPVFGVEVPVLAHHLAQKDKGTGIAMICTFGDVTDVVWWRELDLPNRAIMGFDGRIVADAPDAITSEAGRAAFAEIAGKTAFSAKQAVVDLLRASGDLLGEPKAITHPVKFFEKGDRPLEIVSTRQWYISNGARDAGLKERLLEHGRGIDWHPDFMRVRYENWVGGLSGDWLVSRQRFFGVPIPVWYPLDEAGDPKFDEPIVATRDLLPVDPSSAPAPGFDEAQRGAPGGFIGEHDVMDTWATSSLTPQLAGGWERDPELFDLVYPYSLRPQGQDIIRTWLFSSTLRAELEHGSAPWANAAISGFIVDPDRKKMSKSKGNVVTPAGLLEQHGSDAVRYWAASSRLGTDASFDPQNPTQVKIGRRLAIKVLNAAKFILGFEGAADAAVTEPVDRSMLAELAEVVAKATKSLESYDHARALELSETFFWTFCDDYLELVKERAYGEPSAEQASAVAALKTALSVLLRLFAPVIPFATEEVWSWSNEGSVHHAAWPTPDELAARGEAGTELLVVSSLALTGIRRAKTAAKASQKTPVTRAVIAAPAATVALLTAVASDLRAVGRIAELSFVEGDDFEVRDIELETPEA
- a CDS encoding ATP-binding cassette domain-containing protein gives rise to the protein MTAPVLEVRGLSVSFGGAGRDARGAVEVVHGVDLTVEAGTCVAIVGESGSGKSVTARALLGLAGGGARVRADRLIVAGSDRRDASEREWRRTRGVGVGLVLQDALVSLDPLRSIGREIGDPLRIHRRMSHAAARARAIELLELVGMPHPTITVDRRSGELSGGMRQRALIASALALDPPLLIADEPTTALDVGVQARVLALLDEARSRGTGVLLISHDLAVVSRIADTVIVLDDGVVVEHGPTAEILGAPRHPVTRALIEAVPTEVPRGVRLVVRDRPLDPEAATTASQADSSSPGPDAPRDPAQALPPVPALEGLALLKSFPAGAGTTHAVQDVSFRVDAGRTLGLVGESGSGKTTLARLALGLVVPDAGEVRLGGEPWSPLPERDRRSRRARVGAVYQDAFGSFDPRWSVRRILGDALAAAEREASDAAVTALLDQVHVPADAAPRHPLALSGGQRQRVAIARALAGSPDVLVCDEPVSALDATVQARVLDLFDEIQREHGLAMLFISHDLGVIRHMSDTVAVMRGGRIVEQGDAERVFTAPEQEVTAALIRDSPRLVRGDGSAGFR
- a CDS encoding ABC transporter permease — encoded protein: MSDLELSNRAVQGRALPRPPRAGTVLALAFVAFLGVATIAPGLLQTADPLAIAPREAFEPPSASHWFGTDESGRDVYSRVIEGTATSLLIGVSATAIGLALGLLLGGLAGLGGRVLDFVVGRVNEVLFAFPGILLALLIIVLWGPGPVTATIAVGLSTAPGYARIIRGELVTVRSSGYVEAARVLGHGRARVLVRHILPNALAPIVVLATLGIGQAVVWASALSYLGLGAQPPAPEWGAMLSAGRTYITTAWWLTVFPGLMIVLTTITTTVLGRALAARDGARP
- a CDS encoding ABC transporter permease, giving the protein MPRSRTLRRVALRLAGAVFVLWAVATLTFFAVHLVPGDPAQAILGGPGSQASQEALDRVRADYGLDQPLAVQYLAMLARLATLDLGDSYALKTPVAELIGGQLLGTLTLALLALAVAWGFAIGLALWSTSAGRIGRAIAAGIELTAAALPHFWLATVLIAVFSTSLGWLPPVANDSASGLVLPVLTLAVPLAGFLAQLMREQMLEALEQPFTTSALARGETAAGIRLRHALRHAALPAVNLSGWAIGYLISGAVVVETIFARPGLGRTLLRATELRDVPVVIGVVLVVAVVYVAMTVLTDLVSRAVDPRIALEERA
- a CDS encoding ABC transporter substrate-binding protein, which encodes MTSRRSIRPLTLAALAAASALVLAGCTPAGDSPESSGDPVTGGTLVYASGDGEPSCLDPHVGGNYPQALIVGQFLESLVSLDESGEVIPWLATEWTVTDDGLTWDFTLRDDVSFTDGTPLNAEAVKVNVEHLKNPDTQSSTGYLALGKVDSVEVVNDTVARFHLSAPDSALLESLTQPWNAIESPAGIARGMEENCLAPIGTGPFIVDEWVPQDHVSLVRNDDYNTGPADRAHDGAAYLDGIEWRFIPDSASRYAALQAGEVDVIDNAQPDTLDQAAKSGSLVEIDAPRPGASNRIELNSGQAPFDDVRVREAFIRAADVNDGIDSLFFGTAERSYSVLSSVEPLAYSDGALFDTDLDAANALLDEAGWTERDADGIRSKGGVPLTVRFPVSTNQSIPAEQSLFEQIQATAKEAGFDVQLEPLDLSGWYGALFANEYEAVSAPYTKVGPDVLRILYHSDSITPAPSGYFANLAQLDDPELDALLTEAASESDPDARASLYEQAQQIILGGFYALPLYDQQNHFLHSPKLEGVRAMPTVSTPTFADAWLAD
- a CDS encoding TetR/AcrR family transcriptional regulator yields the protein MTDSDDHGTRPRGGRPRASSRRTLEDAASELFLEQGYAGTTIDQIAHRAGVGRNTFFNYFASKSDLLWLDADETIAALPTIIEETPAALAPSEGLEHVLVALAARHPHGAVPIALSQREPMATSDEFFSAGLSRYLAVSRELAGFVAASAGAGADPTLIRAAANAATASAATAAGGWALAGVERGDLAAEVARAVAPVCRGFAPVLDAP